The DNA region GGAAGCCAGCGCACGCATATTCAGCGAAAGCTCTCCTTTGGCATTATCATTGTGAAAGGGCGAACGGGGATTTGTATCATCAGTAATATAGCCGGCCTGAGAGGCGGTCAGCGCCGGAAGAACCTCGAAATTGCTTCCCGCTTTGACATTCTTGATTCCTTTCAGAGTTCCGAATTGGCAGGGCCAGCATGGTACATCCCGGCTGAATGAGGCCCAGGTCATCTGATAGCGGCTTTCGCGGGGCATATTGCGCCAGAAAGTTGCCCGCCAGTTCTGCTCCGCCTGATCGGGGAAACGAAGACTGCTGAACGGGATGGAAACCTCTACCTGATATCCCGAGTCGGTGACTTTTCCTTTGGAATAAAAGACTATATCAAAGGTTGCATCCTCACTACCGTTCTGGTTCCAGCGCAAATCGCCCTGGATGCCGAGCGGATTAAGAAATATTTCATAAGCCCAGGTGCCGTTGCCATAGGTGTCCAGTACCATGCCGATATAGTCATCGTTGAATATCTCATCCCGGTCACGCATCGAGGCCCTGACCGCGTCGGGCGAATCGTAGGCGATAAAAGCCAGATAGAGATGATTTTCATCATATCCTGTCAAAACTTTCGTTTGAACCGGCGGTCGTACCTGATCGCCGGGATTGTCCTCGGCGAAATTCGAGGCCACCGCCGCCTCACGCCAGGCCGGGTCACTCAAATCGCCGTCAATTTTGATCTCGCTGGTGAAAAGCGGCATATCAAGAACTGGTTTCATATTGGGATGAAAAGATGAATCGGTCTGGGTCCAACCGGTGACCGTCAGCAATCCCAGGGCCATCAGTGCCAATATCGATTTGAACAACATATCGCTCCGCTGCTAGAAAGTTGCATTTCTGTCATTTCGTCCGGATTAGGGACGACATAATCTTCCCTACGCAATACCGCACAAAAGGTTTCGGATTGCCATTTGGAGGAAAATAACGATTGTTGTATATTATTCAAGTGATACGGAAAACAAAAATTGCCGTTCTGGGGTATGGTTCTCAGGGGCGTGCCTGGGCGCTTAACCTGAAAGACTCCGGGCATGATATCATTATCGGTCTGCGCCCCGGCTCAAAATCACGGAACGCCGCCCGGCGCGAGGGGTTCCGGCAGATCGCCGCTCTCCCGAATACGGTAGCATCAGCCCAGGTGATTGTTTTCGCCTTTCCTGACCATCTCCATAGTAAGGTTTTCGATAAAGATATCAGGCCGCATCTTCAACCGGGGAGTACTTTGATTTTTCTGCATGGCCTGTCAATCCATTTCAAAACTGTCAACCCGCCCCGAAATTGCGACATTATCCTTCTGGCGCCGCTGGGGCCGGGGAATGCAGTCAGGGAAAAATATATCAATAATGAGCCAATTGGATTTTTCTATGCGATTCATCAAGACTACTCCGGCAAAGCCGAAGCGACTGTTAATATGTTTGTGCGCGCTTTGAAAATCGACCGCAGAGCGCTGATCAAAACCACCTTCGCCGAGGAGGCGGTCGGCGATATTTTCGGCGAGCAGGCAGTCCTGTGCGGCGGGCTCTCCCAGTTGATCAAGGCCGGGTATGATACGCTGGTGGAATCAGGATTGGCGTCCGATAAGGCTTATCTTGAGGTCGCTTATCAGATTGATTTGATCGTGGAATTGATAAAGAAATATGGCATAGAGGGGATGCTCCGCCGGATTTCGGTCACCGCACGTCTCGGTTCGATTCTGGCCGGCCCGAGAATTATTGACCGCGGCGTGAAAACCAG from Candidatus Zixiibacteriota bacterium includes:
- the ilvC gene encoding ketol-acid reductoisomerase codes for the protein MIRKTKIAVLGYGSQGRAWALNLKDSGHDIIIGLRPGSKSRNAARREGFRQIAALPNTVASAQVIVFAFPDHLHSKVFDKDIRPHLQPGSTLIFLHGLSIHFKTVNPPRNCDIILLAPLGPGNAVREKYINNEPIGFFYAIHQDYSGKAEATVNMFVRALKIDRRALIKTTFAEEAVGDIFGEQAVLCGGLSQLIKAGYDTLVESGLASDKAYLEVAYQIDLIVELIKKYGIEGMLRRISVTARLGSILAGPRIIDRGVKTRMRRLLGEIRGGKFVRTLDSLEPARLKRLDHRLKDLSSPSFEKSARKFSSQKKKK